One segment of Cutaneotrichosporon cavernicola HIS019 DNA, chromosome: 4 DNA contains the following:
- a CDS encoding uncharacterized protein (Ubiquitin carboxyl-terminal hydrolase) has product MAATPQPLSLPPVEGDTLICSHLRTLVQRGQEQVERRFVDVVRWGALDQGAKRRKTAPPACHACAAPLSQPWACLTCDFVGCAPLHASTSRAARDCLLSHFANSTRCEFEAAEPGTGAIFCSECDDCIYPDSFESLFRATRIQVEEAHDRSREGAIGGRGRGRGHWRAWEGKVPEKVARASCRGLRPLLNLSQTCFLSAILQALIHNPLLKAYFLSDKHNRHVCPNGGPRGLAVGRPTGTDGAPSEREKGCLCCEMDRAFEEFYADDSSPFGPITMLYAMWHASTELEGHGQQDAHSFFLAALDQIHAHAKGQLASCNCIAHMTFAGSLVSSVTCSGCGETNATVDPILDIQLDFPYTPQAEPLTLGALLRRYCAEEKIGDHGRGYACGRCGGGKGVTASKKLSIKKLPPVLSFQLKRFAHNATSSKVETPVRFPSHLDMRPYVETAAGPVSKAPSVVDGSVPAKEIDEDDLPSSLYSYDLFAVVTHEGKLDNGHYWADVRSGDEWWHCDDDKVTPTTLGAALRQNAYMLFYVRRSLAYGERMTSVLNNAHGAGKTVNGKANGVANGSASGTASAA; this is encoded by the exons ATGGCAGCAACACCGCAGCCTCTCAGTCTCCCTCCAGTAGAAGGGGACACTTTGATCTGCTCGCATCTCCGTACACTTGTCCAGCGGGGCCAGGAACAAGTCGAGCGCCGcttcgtcgacgtcgtccgCTGGGGTGCGCTGGACCAAGGTGCCAAGCGTCGTAAA ACTGCACCACCTGCGTGCCATGCATGTGCTGCACCACTCTCTCAACCGTGGGCCTGCCTGACATGTGACTTTGTCGGTTGTGCGCCACTGcacgcctccacctcgcgggcggcgcgtgaCTGTCTCCTCTCCCATTTTGCGAATAGCACGCGCTGCGAGTTTG AAGCTGCGGAGCCTGGGACCGGTGCGATTTTCTGCTCCGAGTGCGACGACTGCATCTACCCCGACAGCTTTGAGAGCCTGTTCCGCGCCACCCGGATCCAGGTAGAGGAGGCGCACGACCGCTCGCGCGAGGGTGCAATCGGCGGACGCGGGCGTGGTCGTGGCCACTGGCGAGCGTGGGAAGGAAAGGTTCCGGAAAAGGTTGCGCGGGCGTCTTGCCGCGGTCTCAGGCCACTCCTGAACCTCTCACAGACATGCTTTCTCTCGGCGATCCTACAAGCGCTCATCCACAACCCGCTACTCAAGGCTTATTTTTTGAGCGACAAGCATAACCGACATGTCTGTCCCAATGGCGGTCCCCGTGGTTTGGCGGTTGGTAGGCCGACTGGAACGGACGGCGCACCCTCGGAGCGTGAGAAGGGCTGTCTCTGCTGTGAGATGGACCGAGCGTTTGAAGAGTTCTACGCCGACGACTCGAGCCCGTTCGGACCCATCACGATGCTGTATGCGATGTGGCACGCCAGCACCGAACTCGAAGGACATGGGCAGCAGG ATGCGCACTCGttcttcttggccgcccTGGACCAAATCCATGCCCATGCAAAGGGCCAGCTCGCGAGCTGCAACTGTATCGCGCACATGACGTTTGCGGGGTCGCTCGTCTCGTCGGTCACCTGCTCGGGATGCGGGGAGACCAACGCGACAGTCGACCCGATACTCGACATCCAGCTCGACTTTCCCTACACTCCGCAGGCCGAGCCTTTGACTCTTGGCGCGCTGCTCCGCCGTTACTgtgccgaggagaagattgGTGACCATGGTCGGGGTTACGCTTGCGGCCGCTGCGGGGGCGGTAAGGGGGTGACGGCGTCCAAAAAGTTGAGCATTAAGAAGCTCCCGCCCGTTTTGAGCTTCCAGCTGAAGCGTTTCGCCCACAATGCGACGAGTAGCAAGGTCGAGACGCCAGTGCGCTTTCCCAGTCACCTCGATATGCGGCCGTATGTCGAGACTGCTGCCGGCCCGGTCTCAAAAGCCCCCAGTGTGGTGGACGGCTCGGTACCAGCCAAGGAGAttgatgaggacgacctgCCCAGTTCACTGTACAGCTACGACCTGTTTGCTGTCGTCACCCACGAAggcaagctcgacaacgGGCACTACTGGGCGGACGTGCGGTCGGGCGACGAATGGTGGCActgcgacgacgacaaggtcaCTCCCACTACTCTGGGCGCCGCTCTCCGGCAGAATGCTTACATGCTCTTCTATGTACGGAGATCTCTCGCGTATGGCGAGCGCATGACGAGCGTTCTCAACAATGCCCACGGCGCCGGAAAAACGGTCAACGGCAAGGCCAATGGCGTCGCGAACggctcggcgagcggcaCTGCGAGCGCGGCTTGA
- a CDS encoding uncharacterized protein (Protein of unknown function (DUF3759)), protein MGWFDHDDSDQRNAYDQVQNAPREASFGHELVGGAAAFAAMRAYENHQQANGKPQSFELAKEVMAGLAGMEVDKLVETKGLNGVDRERAKWEAREQAQNALAQSGQYGQQDYQRQDYGGQQQNNW, encoded by the exons ATGGGTTGGTTTGACcacgacgactcggaccaG CGCAACGCGTACGACCAGGTGCAGAACGCTCCCCGCGAGGCGAGCTTTGGACACGAGctggtcggcggcgcggctgcCTTTGCCGCCATGAGGGCCTACGAGAACCACCAGCAAGCCAACGG CAAGCCCCAGTCGTTCGAGCttgccaaggaggtcaTGGCTGGCTTGGCAGGCATGgaggtcgacaagctcgtcgagacCAAGGGCCTTAACGGagtcgaccgcgagcgcgcaaAGTGGGAGGCGCGTGAGCAGGCCCAGAATGCGCTCGCCCAGTCCGGACAGTACGGGCAGCAGGACTATCAGCGCCAAGACTATggcggccagcagcagAACAACTGGTAG
- a CDS encoding uncharacterized protein (DUF4210) — protein sequence MTIAISPPGYSTSPHRSSPLSNPPIQGDGRRARKIAIPRKASHHAHSPSSLLAHHSPSYSPHAHTHSPPHKPHCASQFAVRVRAVATCPGQTPRAPEPLVLPFTATYYDLVSEDEPVAAAVPCHSPWVADVDLEAHYFATFGDPHSEPPAYPGYRVPAIGQLQLLIKTTSTAVHAFVVPYDLSQLAAGARLLARERTYVSSSGGESLRYAVQLQFACVDGAFYLARTLKLVFTSSPPEADCTLRTERADEVVPPSSAPRAKNSMRGSALRRSISSLPGTPSPSASPGTPPSPPPRRRSSIEASSEWASVRAQWRARAAKAAAVARGFEPPASRPVSPSPVAPSPRSLLSTLAPDLEERASQQGRPREEKDYGRKEAEPVKRAGPSRTPSVASSARRRLSREERELSERLRAMELDEK from the exons ATGACAATCGCAATCTCCCCGCCGGGGTACTCTA CCTCGCCGCaccgctcgtcgccgctctcgaACCCGCCGATTCAAGGCGACGGGCGCCGGGCGCGTAAGATCGCGATACCACGCAAGGCTAGCCACCACGCGCACTCTCCGTCGTCGCTATTGGCACACCACTCCCCCAGCTACTCTCCGCACGCGCACACACACTCGCCGC CGCACAAGCCGCACTGCGCAAGCCAGTTCGCCGTACGTGTGCGTGCTGTCGCCACGTGCCCAGGACAGACGCCTCGTGCCCCAGAgcccctcgtcctccctTTCACCGCGACGTATTACGACCTCGTttccgaggacgagccggttgcggcggcggtgccATGTCACTCCCCATGGGTAGCTgatgtcgacctcgaggctcATTACTTTGCAACCTTTGGAGATCCGCACTCCGAGCCCCCCGCGTATCCCGGGTACCGCGTTCCGGCTATCGGACAACTACAGCTCCTTATCAAGACGACCAGCACGGCGGTACACGCCTTCGTCGTGCCGTACGACTTATCTCAGCTCGCGGCTGGTGCTCGTCTGCTTGCCCGTGAACGCACCTACGTCTCGTCATCTGGAGGAGAGTCTCTACGCTACGCAGTACAGCTTCAGTTTGCCTGTGTCGACGGCGCATTTTACCTTGCCCGCACGCTAAAGCTCGTCTTCACCTCGTCCCCTCCAGAGGCGGACTGTACATTGCGGACGGAGCGCGCAGACGAGGTCGTTCCCCCATCATCAGCACCGAGGGCCAAGAACAGCATGCGCGGCAGCGCACTCCGACGTTCCATCTCATCTCTTCCCGGTACTCCATCGCCCTCAGCGTCACCCGGTACGCCGCCGTCCCCTCCACCGAGGCGACGGAGCAGCATAGAAGCGTCATCGGAGTGGGCCTCTGTGCGTGCGCAgtggcgcgcgcgcgccgccaaggccgcaGCGGTGGCCAGAGGCTTCGAGCCTCCGGCATCGCGACCTGTGTCCCCTAGTCCTGTGGCGCCGAGCCCGCGCAGTTTGCTCTCAACCCTCGCACCAGATTTGGAGGAACGGGCCAGCCAGCAGGGTAGGccgcgcgaggagaaggatTACGGGCGAAAGGAAGCAGAGCCAGTCAAACGAGCAGGGCCAAGCCGCACACCGAGCGTCGCTTCGTCCGCGAGGCGTCGACTCAGCcgcgaggaacgcgagcTCAGCGAGCGTTTAAGGGCCATGGAACTGGACGAGAAGTAA